The stretch of DNA tcttttttccttttcctcagtTTTCTGTGCTCAATTTCAGACTGAAATTGCTCTGTCACGCTTGTGGTTGTGAGGTGACTTCAACGAGATATGATCATATGCCACAGCAACCTTGCATGTGGAGTTGTGTGTCAGCAAAAGGCTAGGGGCAAGAATATGATATATAGGCTGGAATTGTTTTTCTCAATGTCTTGACACTAATCCCAATCCAAGAGTCCTCAAATTTACTGTCCCAGTGTATTTTACTAATGGCCTCACATTACTGCATAATCTTTGATTGTCATTtaagatggaaaagaaaacaacctgCCCTTTTCAGCTTGAAAACCTTTCTAAACATTTATGGCAGCATCTGGAGTCTTATATCCCGGTGTTTTTATTAGGACATGGCGTGACTGATGACAGTTTTAGCCTTTTTAACTGTAATCagttaaatgtgtctgttttttgcaTGTTTCATGCTGAGAAATGTATTGCTCATCGCAAAATCGGAACAACGAACACAGCCATGACTCTGTACTTGTGTCCTTATGTAACCCTCTGTTTTTGATttacaaatgttattttattgaaGTCCTTGAAGACCTCAGAGACCTTAGAGAACCCTCGAGGAAAGCGCTTGAGCTTTACTGTCTTCTTCATTATCAAGGTTGTGAACATAAACAGAAACAACTGAAGCACATCACTGCTCAAATTGTAAAGAGTCTCTGAAATAAAACTTCGTTCCCATTTTCTATAACATTCACAGAGGGTCTAAGGGCCTCGGCCTCCCCTAGCTTTAATGTTTCAGACAAAGGTTCCAAGGAGGCATGCATAGGTCAAGCCCTTTgacctttcttttttctgaaggCCTCCTCATCCCCCACCCTCATATGAAGGCCAAGGCACCATGCACTGAAAGGTGGTGGCCCCTTGCCCACACTCTTTGTCCTTGCCTTACCTTCCATGACCATGAGATATTGCACCCACCAGCTGTATCCTGCCTGATcgattaccccccccccccccgaaaaaaagAGCATCTCGATCACACGATGGGTTTAACTGACAGTGTTGTGTTATCGTGTGTCACTTCCTACAGGGAGGTAGTGGAGTACATGGTGCAGCACTTCAAGCCCCAGCTCTTCGGTGACAGGAAGCCAGTGTATGATGGGAAGAAGAACATCTACACGGTGTTAGCACTTCCCATTGGGAGTGAGAAGGTAGATGTTTGCAGTTGTTTCTTACTGTGACACCAAACCCTCATCACCCACTAATGTTCCTCAGTGTATTACTACTGATCATTTTTCTAGTGTAGGATGGATGATTTTAACCAACCATTCATTTCCTGAAGAGCGAATATGTTTATTCCAGACTTTTTTTTGTAGACTACTGGCTGTAAGGTTTAGATGTGTACTTCTAACTTCTTCTCATGTATCTGTTGACAATATAAACTATGCTAATGTGCTGCTTAATGAAGCTTCATATTTCAGGGagtggtgttttttttctcttctctccattcTGTCTCAGTCTTATTacttacttttatttctttattctttagCTCTTCCCTCTGGTTCTGTTCTTTGTCATTAAAGGTGGATTTTGAGGTAACCATACCAGGCGAGGGTAAGGACAGAATCTTCAAGGTGTCCATCCGTTGGCTGGCCAAGGTTTCATGGCGCCTGCTGCAGGAGACTCTGGTCAGCGGCCGCCTGCAGGTCCCCCTCGATTCAGTTCAAGCCCTGGACGTGGCCATGCGCCACCTTGCCTCTATGAGGTACACTAAAGGcacctgttctctctctctcttttttttttttaattccactacagacacaaacacacccaaaaGTACTTGTACTTCAGAAATCTAGCTCAAAAGAGGTAGATGCGTTAAAGCAACTTAGTAAGTTTAACCTGActcctctgtttgtctgcatcaGACAATTATAGCTCCAGGTGTGAGAGACACTAAACAAAAGACGCATGTTAGCTGAGATGTCTGTGAAAGTGTCCACTGAACAATGTTGAACAGGGGGAAAATGATAACTGGCTTGAGGACTTGAAAATGGTCAGAAGGAAGTCCTTAAGCCACTAAAGCTTTTTCAAagataatgttttttctttttttcctgtttaataTGATACCCTTAATATTCcaacattagttttttttttccattttaatttcaaattattACTGTGAACTGACTTATCAAAACCTTTTTCAGAGGACATCAGCTTGACTGGGCACGAAGTCATACTCAGTGAGTCTGCacctttattattttctttttttcttcccaacCTCTCCTAATTAGGTACACTCCAGTGGGCCGCTCATTTTTCTCCCCACCTGAAGGATACTACCACCCACTAGGTGGGGGAAGGGAAGTCTGGTTTGGTTTCCACCAGTCTGTGCGCCCTGCCATGTGGAAGATGATGCTTAACATTGATGGTGAGCCACTGAAGACAAGCTCACCAGAGTGTGTAGTCAGTCAGTGATCTAAGTGTTTTTGTTGACGTTGCATGACGTGGCAGAAACAATGGGATAgaaattggaaaacaaaataaataaaatgtaaaaaattaaatgtaagcTGGGAGCAAACAGGATGTGAACCATCTGTTGTGATTATATTCATGATATCATTACCATAGGCTGCTTTCTACTGCTTGTAGCATCAATTTTGATAGTAAATTCCTTCTATTTCTtttcagtaaacacacactaaaGGTTTGGCCTTTCATGCACTTTGTGTGAAGTTTCTCTCCTGATTTTGCTGCACGTGTCGCtactctctgtctccctctagTGTCTGCCACGGCCTTCTACAAAGCCCAACCTGTAATTGAGTTCATGTGTGAGGTTTTGGACATTCGCAACATTGATGAACAGCCCAAGACCCTCACAGATTCACAAAGGGTCCGCTTCACAAAGGAGATTAAAGGTGTGCTACCGAACCGGCATCATGATGAGCTCAGTTCTAAAACGTTCCACCTGCATGCCCCATCTAcatgttatttgtttattttacaactGCTCCTGACTTCTGCTTTTGAGATTTTCCTGATTCCTAATGTGTCATTGAGCATCAGCTCTTGTATAACCTGTTTTTTGTTGGCAGGCTTGAAGGTGGAGGTGACACACTGTGGTCAAATGAAGAGAAAGTATCGCGTATGCAATGTCACTAGACGTCCTGCCAGCCACCAGACGTGAGTACCAATCCTCTACATTATACCAGTTCCCCCACAAAGAGATAATCAGTCTCCTTTTTAGTTGCCTGGTTGTGCAGcacaacaaactgaaatttACCATGTCATAGtccaataaaataaagtgtttttagCAAATGATTTCCCTCACGTATCTGATAGGTAGGGAATAACACTAGCATTTTATTTagggttgtgtttgtgtccacctTAGTCATCCCAGATAAGATTAAGCTGTTAAATGCTCCTATTTCCACTCGGCAGTCATTTAATTCTATCTGTCTGTTGTTTGGTTTATTGGACATTTGGCTGAAAACAGATGCATGCTGCAGCTGTAAAAAGAGCTGATCTTTGACAGCGAGAGTGAATCAGTGGAATAAATTTGTGCGACgtaaaagtaaaacacagcCTGAAAGACACTGAAATGCTCCACAGAGCTGATGGAAGAGTTGGGCAATTAATCTCTTTGGGATGGATCCTCTCATTAGTCATTTGCATGTTTACAGCAACACTacttcataaatattttatccaaaataatttatttttagaggTGAATTTCATATACCATTAGAAGTTTATCCTGAACAGGCgattttaatacatttctgtgaagtttcacttttcacattttattaagCAATTGATTAACCACTATTTTTGACTATAAACCTGGCTGAACCTGCAAATCAGGAGAGTGAAAACATGTGGCACTCAGTTATAGCAAAGGTAACTTTTTACCTGAACATGCAGTCATTCATGTCTGTCATCTTTTTATGCCAGGTTTCCCCTCCAGCTTGAAAGTGGGCAGACAGTAGAATGTACAGTGGCCCAGTATTTCAAGCAAAAGTACAACCTGCAGCTAAAATACCCTCACCTGCCCTGTCTACAGGTGGGCCAGGAGCAGAAGCACACCTATCTGCCTTTGGAGGTGAGTAGAGAACTTGTAAGGGGATCATTTAAACTCCTAACCAGAAAGTGTTCCTATGTAATAATTTAAATCTCACAAGGATTAGGATTATTTCTGTAGCCCCAGTTTAACTGTCTGTAAGACCGTGTCAGGTTACAGTTAGGGGGTTAATGTTTACATGTAACAAATTTGGATTATTTGTTCCAGGTGTGTAACATTGTAGCTGGTCAGCGATGCATCAAGAAACTGACAGATAATCAGACCTCCACTATGATCAAAGCCACAGCTCGGTCTGCAcctgacagacaggaggagatcAGCAGGCTGGTGAGTTGTAGATGCACCTGTAATGTAGCATCCAAAAGAACAACTCAGTGTTTTATAATGTTAGATGTCATGATGGCCTTCTCTTCCCATAGATGAAGAACGCTAACTTCAACCTAGACCCGTACATTCAAGAGTTTGGAATCAAGGTGAAAGATGACATGGCTGAGGTGACGGGGAGAGTGCTCCCAGCCCCGATCCTGCAGTATGGAGGACGGGTaaaatgattcatttatcaGCTTCAAGAAGTCAGCTTCAGCCTTAAAAGGATTGAATAAAAAATTCTAATGTGTAGCATACATTGTTTTGCTGTATGCAGATTTGGCCTGATTTAGTTTaacatttctctcctctgatcctctcacacacagaatCGAGCCATCGCTACCCCCAACCAGGGAGTTTGGGACATGAGAGGGAAGCAGTTTTATAATGGAATCGAGATCAAAGTGTGGGCGATTGCCTGCTTTGCCCCCCAGAAACAGTGCAGAGAAGAGGTGCTCAAGTAAGGACTAATGAGGGAACAATAGAATTCACTTTTTAAAGTGTGATCAAGTAATTTTCTCCACAATGTTTTGCCTGAATCACACTATTGTAGAAAGCCATTAAATCAACTTGCAGTTAATctattttgaaggaaaaagtTCGTGCATCCTTAATGTCGTACATGAAACATCTTGAAAGAACTAATTTCTTTCCCTTAAAGGTTCATTCAATTTTGAATACTTTGGGGAAGAGACATAAGTACATAACACAGAATCACACTGCCTGTACAAGACAACAGAATGTCTGATACATGATAAACAGTGCAGCTGAATTTTGCCCCCTTGCTCTGGTTTCTTCTCAGGAACTTCACAGACCAGCTGCGTAAGATCTCGAAGGATGCTGGGATGCCAATTCAGGGCCAGCCATGCTTCTGCAAATATGCACAGGGAGCAGACAGCGTGGAGCCCATGTTCAGACACCTAAAGAACACATACTCTGGACTTCAGCTCATCATTGTCATCTTGCCAGGAAAGACTCCTGTCTATGGTATGCtatttttttgtatgatttttcTGCTtgctgtatgtatgtatgtatgtaacgCATACAGTGTATATAAGATATATGTTTACCACAATACTGCTCTGATATATTGTTTTAGTGCTTCACACAGTTACAACTACAGTAATGCACTATTTATAATCTCTCTATGGGACAGTAAAATCTTATATCTTGTTCATCTAATATAAATATAAGacacaaataatgaaagaatTAAGTGTCTAAAGTGCCATCAAACTAAAAAATGTCTAAAAGACATATTCTGCTGTTAAAGCATACCAATAGAAAACATTAAGACACATTATTGGAAAGCTGAACTGGATATCCAAACTGTGGCTTGTTATAGCGGAGGTAAAGCGTGTGGGGGACACGCTCCTTGGCATGGCCACGCAGTGTGTACAGGTGAAGAATGTGGTGAAGACGTCCCCTCAGACTCTTTCCAACCTCTGCCTCAAGATCAACGTGAAGCTGGGTGGCATCAACAACATCTTGGTTCCACACCAACGGTGAGTTGCTGTTTTGCTGCCTTTGAATGAGCTGCGTAAATTTATAGgaaggaggacaacactgagaATTTTAATCATACTATCATGGCATATTAAGTGTTTAACCTCTGTGTCAGCTTTCATTCTTGACTGCCGTAGGTCTTTGTCTTTATATgcattaataattaattgattGAACATTAACTCAGGCAGTGAAATGGCTTAACTAGGTTTtgcaatgtttctttttgtgattttggCCTCTTTATATAATTGAACTCAAAATTCAAAAAGTCCAACTGGACGACCTAAATTGACCCATCTCAGCACTTCAGCCAGTGATAATATATTCATGTTGAACCCCACACTGTCTTTATTAGCGAGTGTAAATTACATCTCGTCCTCTATTCACACTCTCAGGTCAGCTGTGTTTCAGCAGCCAGTAATCTTCCTGGGAGCAGATGTCACACACCCCCCTGCTGGAGATGGCAAGAAGCCCTCAATTACTGCTGTAAGTTCCAGAAACACGTTCAttaaagcacacagtttgaccTTGAACACAAtctcaggaagaggaagggaatGAACTTTGGTGTGTCACACAAATTCAAGCTGCTTGCCAAATATGGGTGTGCATGTTCAGCCCTCGATGGAGGACATGGAAGTGTTTTTGGCTCTAGTAAATTGTAAAGGCTGTTTCTCAGCGCTTCTTATTGAAAGAAAGAAGTGACTCATGACATAATCAAAACCAAATTCAGGTcgtttaaatgtgtgtgtgtgggtgtgtgtgtgtgcgtgtgcgtgtgccaCTGTCTGATGTTGCTTCTTTGGCAGCCCAGATGCTATGCTGGAGGGGGGTGCTGTTTTtataggcaaaaaaaaaaggaaacatcaaGGGCGTATGAATATGCTGCCTCAGAATGtcatagaaaaacaaatgcacaggtTTAGGTTGCTTGGTGACAGTGACGATGTGTGGCCATGACGCACAACAGTGTTGatcggtggggggggggtcactcaGCCCTAAATAATATGTTTGAGATAGAAGTGCTGTAACTGCTTAAATTTCTGATAACATCGAGCTCATGTACTAATAGAAGTATTGATAGTATGACACTTAGCATGAATACATAGTAAATGGGTGAATTCATCACCTTGGGCTCTGGTAACTTGGGATGGGAAGCAGTGATTCATTTTGGGGTTTTCAGATTAGTTACAATAGTTGTAGCCCTTATTTATGGCTTTATCAAATATTGTGTACTCTTGGGCTGTTAATTGCTCGTACATGCCTGTAGAATCATACAATTGTTTTTGCTGATCtgaacatttcaaaacacaaacttatTCTTTTTCTGAGGCAATAATTAGAGGTAAATGTCCACATGGACTTTGCTTTGAAAGTCAAATTTGTAAGGAGCAGCTACAGTTGATTTGACCCTTCGTTTAGATTTGGATACTCAGTAAATGAGTCgacaaaaaactgaagcagataGTGAGCTCATAATTGACTCACATTCAAAAAGGAAATGACGTCAACCCTCGAGCGTACTTGACCTCAGCTCAACTGTGGATGGCTGCATTGTTGCCTAGAAATCATGACAAAATCCTGAGTCATACACAGAGGAGAGTGGGCCCGTCTCGATCCTCCGGACTAAAGAAAAATGTCATGCAGTGAATGGATTTGGGTGAAGAAAACTAAAAGGTTAATGTTTAGTCTTTCCCGTTTTCCAATCGTGTTCCTTTGTAAATACTAACATaagcttttatgtttttctgtttttattcatagGCTTTTCTGCAATGTACTGGTAACCTGGGAAGGACAATTAACACTTTGAACACAAAACAGATAATTCagataatatttttatattttccttccCTGTCTGTTTAAGGTGGTAGGCAG from Echeneis naucrates chromosome 6, fEcheNa1.1, whole genome shotgun sequence encodes:
- the ago1 gene encoding protein argonaute-1, with product MEPGPSGAVPMGVFPPPLQQVFHAPRRPGMGTVGKPIKLLANYFEVEIPKMDVYHYEVDIKPDKCPRRVNREVVEYMVQHFKPQLFGDRKPVYDGKKNIYTVLALPIGSEKVDFEVTIPGEGKDRIFKVSIRWLAKVSWRLLQETLVSGRLQVPLDSVQALDVAMRHLASMRYTPVGRSFFSPPEGYYHPLGGGREVWFGFHQSVRPAMWKMMLNIDVSATAFYKAQPVIEFMCEVLDIRNIDEQPKTLTDSQRVRFTKEIKGLKVEVTHCGQMKRKYRVCNVTRRPASHQTFPLQLESGQTVECTVAQYFKQKYNLQLKYPHLPCLQVGQEQKHTYLPLEVCNIVAGQRCIKKLTDNQTSTMIKATARSAPDRQEEISRLMKNANFNLDPYIQEFGIKVKDDMAEVTGRVLPAPILQYGGRNRAIATPNQGVWDMRGKQFYNGIEIKVWAIACFAPQKQCREEVLKNFTDQLRKISKDAGMPIQGQPCFCKYAQGADSVEPMFRHLKNTYSGLQLIIVILPGKTPVYAEVKRVGDTLLGMATQCVQVKNVVKTSPQTLSNLCLKINVKLGGINNILVPHQRSAVFQQPVIFLGADVTHPPAGDGKKPSITAVVGSMDAHPSRYCATVRVQRPRQEIIEDLSYMVRELLIQFYKSTRFKPTRIIFYRDGVPEGQLPQILHYELLAIRDACIKLEKDYQPGITYIVVQKRHHTRLFCADKSERIGKSGNIPAGTTVDTSITHPFEFDFYLCSHAGIQGTSRPSHYYVLWDDNRFTADELQILTYQLCHTYVRCTRSVSIPAPAYYARLVAFRARYHLVDKEHDSGEGSHVSGQSNGRDPQALAKAVQIHHDTLRTMYFA